A part of Mesoplodon densirostris isolate mMesDen1 chromosome 10, mMesDen1 primary haplotype, whole genome shotgun sequence genomic DNA contains:
- the CCDC51 gene encoding mitochondrial potassium channel isoform X2: MAKTWWDRYEEFVGLNEVREAQGNVTEAEKVFMVARGLVREAREDLEGQQAKLKEVRDRLDRISRDDNQYLELATLEHRMLQEEKRLRMTYLRAEDSEREKFSLFSAAVRESHEKERTRAERTKNWSLIGSVLGALIGVAGSTYVNRVRLQELKVLLLEAQKGPVSLQEAIREQASSYSLQQRDLHDLMADLRGLVQAGPGQSSLSQAGTSPTRDRDTDVLSAALREQLSHSRQVHSCLEGLREQLDGLEETLSQVAGVLQLAKAAAHPGLVEPADGALSGSLLEQGTMILGLSDMEQRLEAQVNRNTIYGTLVTCMTFVAILPVLYMLFRAS, from the exons GCAGAGAAAGTGTTCATGGTGGCTCGAGGGCTTGTCCGGGAGGCTCGGGAGGACTTGGAAGGTCAGCAGGCCAagctgaaggaggtgagggaccGCTTGGACCGCATCTCCAGAGACGATAACCAGTACCTGGAACTGGCTACTCTGGAGCACAGGATGTTGCAG GAGGAGAAGAGGCTTCGTATGACCTATCTGCGTGCCGAAGACTCCGAGCGAGAGAAATTCTCCCTCTTCTCTGCAGCTGTGCGGGAAAGTCATGAGAAGGAGCGCACTCGGGCTGAGAGGACCAAGAACTGGTCCCTCATTGGGTCAGTCCTGGGGGCCTTGATTGGTGTGGCTGGCTCCACCTACGTGAACCGTGTGCGGCTACAGGAGCTGAAGGTCTTGCTTCTGGAGGCTCAGAAGGGGCCTGTGAGCCTCCAGGAAGCCATCCGAGAACAGGCGTCCAGCTACTCCCTCCAGCAGAGGGACCTCCATGACCTCATGGCAGACCTGAGGGGCCTGGTGCAAGCTGGGCCTGGGCAGAGCTCTTTGTCCCAGGCAGGTACTTCCCCCACCcgagacagagacacagatgtcCTTTCAGCTGCCTTGAGAGAGCAGCTCAGCCATTCCAGGCAGGTCCATTCATGTCTAGAGGGTTTACGAGAGCAGCTTGATGGCCTGGAAGAGACTTTGAGCCAAGTGGCTGGGGTGCTTCAGCTTGCAAAGGCTGCAGCGCACCCAGGCCTGGTGGAGCCGGCAGATGGGGCCCTGTCTGGGTCCTTGCTGGAACAGGGGACCATGATCTTGGGGCTGTCGGACATGGAGCAGAGGCTAGAAGCCCAGGTCAACAGGAACACCATCTATGGCACATTGGTCACCTGCATGACATTTGTGGCCATCCTGCCTGTGCTGTATATGCTGTTCAGGGCCAGCTAG